The Phacochoerus africanus isolate WHEZ1 chromosome 3, ROS_Pafr_v1, whole genome shotgun sequence genome window below encodes:
- the DNAJC5 gene encoding dnaJ homolog subfamily C member 5 has protein sequence MADQRQRSLSTSGESLYHVLGLDKNATSDDIKKSYRKLALKYHPDKNPDNPEAADKFKEINNAHAILTDATKRNIYDKYGSLGLYVAEQFGEENVNTYFVLSSWWAKALFVFCGLLTCCYCCCCLCCCFNCCCGRCKPKAPDGEETEFYVSPEDLEAQLQSDEREAADAPIAVQPASATETTQLTADSHPSYHTDGFN, from the exons ATGGCAGACCAGCGACAGCGCTCACTGTCCACCTCGGGGGAGTCGCTGTACCACGTGCTGGGGCTGGACAAGAACGCAACCTCGGATGACATCAAGAAGTCCTATCG GAAGCTGGCCTTGAAGTACCACCCTGACAAGAACCCCGATAACCCGGAGGCGGCAGACAAGTTCAAGGAGATCAACAACGCCCACGCCATCCTGACCGACGCCACCAAGAGGAACATTTACGACAAGTACGGCTCGCTGGGCCTCTACGTGGCCGAGCAGTTCGGGGAGGAAAACGTCAACACCTACTTCGTGCTGTCCAGCTGGTGGGCCAAG GCGCTCTTCGTCTTCTGCGGGCTCCTCacctgctgctactgctgctgctgcctgtgCTGCTGCTTCAACTGCTGCTGCGGCCGGTGCAAGCCCAAGGCCCCCGACGGCGAGGAGACCGAGTTCTATGTGTCCCCCGAGGACCTGGAGGCGCAGCTGCAGTCCGACGAGCGGG AGGCTGCAGACGCTCCGATCGCCGTCCAGCCGGCCTCGGCCACGGAGACCACCCAGCTCACGGCCGACTCGCACCCCAGCTACCACACCGACGGGTTCAACTAA